Below is a window of Lacibacter sp. H407 DNA.
GCCGTCACCGTTTGCACGAAGTAGTACGTTTAAGTGGTATCAACGTGTCAATTGACAACGATGATTATCCACTCCAGATCAAAGTTGCTTCTCTCCCGAATGCCCGTTTGCAGGTGTACTTCCTGGAAAATGAAGATTTCTTCAAACGCAAATTCATCTATCATGATGAAAATGAAAAATGGTTTGATGACAACGATCTCCGTTCCATCTTCTTTTGCAAAGGCGCATTGGAAACTGTAAAGAAATTCGGATGGCCTCCGGATATTATTCATTGCAGTGGCTGGATGACGGGGCTTATTCCAATGTATCTGCAAACAGCGTATAAAAAAGAGCCTGTTTTTGGAAACAGTAAACTCATTTATACTGTTGGTCAAAATACATTTAAAGAAAAGCTGGGGGCAAAGTTTTTAAAACTTGCGAATATTCATGCAAGTATTAAAGACAAAGACCTGGAACCATACAAAGATGTCAACAACACAGCCATGTTCCGTGGTGGTGCTACATATGCAGACGCCATTACATTTGGTGCTGAAAAAGTAGATAAGAAACTGCTGGAAGAGTTTGGCAAAGTGCGTGGCAAAAAGGTTTTACCATTTAAACCAGATGGTGATTTAACAGACTATTTACAACTATATACCGACCTTTCGTCGAAATAATATTGTCATCATTCTATGAATTTTCTCACACCGGAGATGCGCAGAAGAAGTTCGTTTTTGTTTATCCCTCTTTTTATTGTGATATTGATCAGCAGTTGTACCAAATTAGAGCGTACAACGTTAGGTGGCGATTTATTA
It encodes the following:
- a CDS encoding glycogen/starch synthase, translated to MVAAKKRILFIASEMSPYLEETDFSSIVNQLAIKANDGGFEIRCIMPRFGVINERRHRLHEVVRLSGINVSIDNDDYPLQIKVASLPNARLQVYFLENEDFFKRKFIYHDENEKWFDDNDLRSIFFCKGALETVKKFGWPPDIIHCSGWMTGLIPMYLQTAYKKEPVFGNSKLIYTVGQNTFKEKLGAKFLKLANIHASIKDKDLEPYKDVNNTAMFRGGATYADAITFGAEKVDKKLLEEFGKVRGKKVLPFKPDGDLTDYLQLYTDLSSK